GGTAAGAGCAGGAGACTGAACTCCtaaaatggagaaagagaagggagcCGGCGTTAAAAACAACCGTCCACTGATGGCTGCTCCGAAAGCAtcattcagaaaatgaaataagtcACCACTTAccatattttccacatttttaatCATGGTGGCGGTTGAATGAACGCGTGTCCCGCACGAACAAGCAGGCGACGGAGAAGAGGGCGAATGTCTCCGGTCAAGCGACACACCGCTAATTTATGGCAGCCGCGTCAAGTCAACGAAACGTCATCGGCCCAACAGCGGAAGTCCCTGTGGagtactttaaaaaataaaagtctgccATTGGCGTTGAGTAATAATACAGTATTCCTAGGTAATAATACTTGCTATACAGATGCGGGGACCCCCCAACCCCTCTCCCCATTCGTCTCTTAGTCAATGGCTAAAAGGAATGCCTAGCCCACcttttatggaaaaaaatattcatatcaacAAGGCCCAGTACCCCCACTgacacctcccttccttccccaaGGACATTACACGTTATATTAACGTAATCCACCACACTCACAATTAACCATCTGTGaccccgatatttattgtaaatagagggaattttatttcatatcatcttattttattctattttattttattttattcaatattctttttctaattctgtgtatatatgttgactgctacatgcaccgtaataacaccacacacacacaaatcatcatatgtaacctgttacctacctggcaTTAAAACTGATttcgattctgattctgaaaaaaacaatatttccataaaaggaaaattcaaaatctttgaaaaaagatGTCGGGAGTATATATGGTTTTCCTGGAGAGACataaaaaggtcaaactgaagatttttttgtccccctcaacaaaatgaatgtgtttatctTAAATATAGAGTTGTTGTTTACACGAAATGGGACTTTTACACCATCAATTACTTAGATCGATTGATAGTGTATAAGAAAATAGTTACAACTTTATCTCTTGTATGGACGTATCCTGCTTAAATTCACATTAGGTCAGTGTTACAATGTGATGTAATCCAGCTCTGTGCTGAGACAAACTGTTATACATTGATTAGCGAGATACTAAAACTCTTGATCTATACTCATTCGGGGTTTGTATCGTACAtgggaatgtgtttgttttatcctTGAATGCGATACtaatcatttgtgtgtgtatttgtatgaatACATGAACatacatttgtgtatgtgttgtgtttttatggtCAAAACCCTAATAAGTACAAAGGCACTCACTGAAACATAGCCCATAGTACTTTTAGTGAGGTGCACACGATTATAAACCTAACTTATatacattcaaaatgtgtacaacagtaaaatgctgcttaTACATTGTTAAGGCAGCATCAACAAAACCAATGATCAGATAGAATCAGTGACGGACAGATGTTTTACTGCTCATCAAGAACTTTTACTTATCactaaaatcacattttgctgATTATCATGTCAATTTGCTGATTATCATGTCATTTTGCTGATTATCATGTCATATACATGATTTGGAATTGTTGTTTTGgcacatttatttgaattaacGATCTGATTTCCACCCCTCTCTAAAGCAAAGTTTTCACCGGTGcggagttttattttgaaagttgtCAGTCATATAATATTTCTCATTGTCGCAGCTTTACGCCTCAGTCGGTTCGTGCGGCCGGGTCGGACCTACCAAATGTTAAATACAAGTATTAAAAACATTATCTTTCCGTATATGAatcaagtgtttctttttttttcttttctttgaaccATTTGGAGTAAATCAGTCAACATATGAATAAATCTGAcccgcaaaaaaacaaaaacaaaaaacacgtaGCTGATTACCCATTATAATTCAGTGGCTAATTTAATTATTATGCATAATAACAATTAGTATAAAAACTTGTTCATGTACATGTGTAGTTACTCGTCTCGTATAAAAAGGCGGAGGGGGTTTAACGGTAATTCAAGTCACAGTGACTTgacaatttcctgttttaccGTAAAGACTTGAGTCCGCGCAGCTCAATACCACCACTTTCTGGGAATTATGACTAATCCTATTGTATCATTTATCCCTGACTATCACTTTCATTTTGCTTTGGTTAAACCATATGCAGTCTGCATCTCCCACACATTAACATGATGCCTttataaacccccccccccaaaaaaaacacccctaaATTTACACttactttattaatttttttctcaactgCACACTTTGGTATAAAAGTATTAATATCTGCATATATATGTCAAGATGGAGTACATTTAGTAAAGTGCTGTTGTACTTTAGGATTTCAGGGGTGCTTGGCTGCACCATTTCAGAGGTAAATACTGTCTCAACTAGTTTTAATAGTACTTAGTAGTTACATCTCAGATTAAATCTCACATAAGCAAAACAATAAACTCATAAATTATTGCAGATGAACACAATGGTCCCCAACCTTTTGGTGGCAGGAGTTGTGAGTTCCGCCTATTAGATCGTCAGACGGTTTCAATTGAGTAACTTTATTcataatgaaatgcaaaaaatctgaaaacttAAACAACACCAGTGTAgcagatttagtttttcttttcttttctacctcATAAATAACCCCTCAGATGTTTTCCAGTGACCCTGGATAAAACTACCTCAAAGTATTTTAAAGCGATCAGAAATTAATCTCCATCTCGAACAGCTCATAATAAAGTATGTGTCAACATATCAAGTAACTTTACTCTTTATACTTTAAGCACTTTTACATAGGTATGATTTTGAACGCAGGGCTCGGGACACCTGTAATGAAATGGGGCCTTAAATGCAAGTTGTGAATAGATTTGACACCAGATTCTCTCGTTCTGCAATATGTACATAAGAAAAAGACATGATGCATAtagacaattctttttttaaaaagccaaaccTTTTTATTTACTATATAAAAGCTCTCACTAAATACAAAGCACATGGTTAATTACTGTTTGTTACAGTTAACGACTGTATTGGCAGCAGATCCAGGAACCTTCATACTCCCAAATGACATACACTCAAATATGACGACACTTTTCTGGGCGGTGCTGCTGTGTAAACGGTGAAAACtttgaaaattcaaaaatacCAAGCAGTAAATGCTACcattattttaaagagaaagaaagaaaagagagcatTTTCCCTAGAAGGAAAATCCCCTTAACTTCGCAGAATGGTTCCGCCCCCTCACTCGAAAGCGGACGACTTGTTTCAGATTGAATCCGTTAATTGTCAACTCGTgcggaaaaaaatataaatcacattttctcacGTGGCTAAATAACAAGATTGCATCTATATTATTTTAGTAttgtgacaaagacaaacatccAAACGAACAAACGTCGACATGctaatatgaaaaaatatatacggTTTAGCTGGTTCCGTGTCCTGCTCCGTCCTTCGTGTATGAAATATATGATagttagttgttgtttttttgtaatactGTTCTGTCCCTATGGATCCTGTGAGGATCAGACTGCGACGACGGCCTTGCCCACGTTGTCTCCCTGCAGCAGCCCCATGAAGGCAGCCGGCATGTTCTCAAAGCCTTTGGTGATGTGCTCGCGACTGTGCAGTTTGCCCTGCAGAGGcgggaaataaacaaaatgatcacacagacattacaaaaaagaagagaaaaaaatgatatcaagCCACCGTATTGAGTCGTTTCGCCGGTCACTGACCTCCTTCAACCATCCCATCAGCCTCTTGAGGGATTCGGGGTGTTTGTGCTCCCACCTGGACTGCATGAAGCCCTCCATCTTCAGCTGCTTGAAGATCATGGTCAGCTGCGGGTACGGGCCTTGAACACggagagaataagagagagTGTATTCAGTAACTTTCGGTGACGGTCCGAGGAAACGGTCCGTTCTTCTCAGAATCTGTTCATACACCTCTGCAGCTTTTCAGTGATGAggtgctgccctctggtggactGATGTGTTAATATATGTGGACTTGTGAAGGTGGGGGGGTGATTCATTTTATGAACTGTTCCGACCGCACTTCACTGTGGCCTCGAGTTGAGGCATTTCAAAAATTTGCCCGACtattgaaatagaaaaagagagcgagggaggtgCACACCTGTCTGAGGCGTGGTGTCATTGTACACGGAAATGCTGCCACACACAGCGATTCTCCCAAAGTTCTTCATCTGCTGCAAGGCAACACTTGAGAAGGGGCCTCCCACCTGAAGTCAGAACAGGCGTGTCAGTTGCATcgatgaaaaaagaaaggaaagaggagagtgtgtgcgtgtttgcttACATTCTCAAAGAAGCAGTCGTATCCCTCCGGAGAAGCCGTCTTCAGCGCCTCCTCCAGCGAACCGACGGTCTTGTAGTTGAAGGCCCCGTCGAAGCCCAGCTCCTTGAGGAAGGCCACCTTGGCATCAGAGCCCGCCGAGCCCACCACCTTACAGCCCTTGATCTTGGCGATCTGGCCCACCACGGATCCCACCGCGCCCGCCGCCGCATTCACCAGCAGGGTCTCGCCTTTCTGGAGTCCCAGCACCTCCTCGATCCCGAGCAGCGCCGTGAGTCTGgggggagaagatggagatggAGCGACATTCAACCTCGGAAAGGCACGGGAGAGGGGGACGTTTTCCCCCTCCAGGTTCCCCCAGAGGAGCCTCTGCGACCTTTGTAAAGTAAACCCTTTGTAATCGCTTCCACAGCGAGGTTATCAGTGTTTATAAATGGGGGGATGAAACATCTGGAGCCAGTTTATTTGCTCAAAGGGAGACGAGACTCAGCTGTTCTCCTCTGGCGAGTCTTCCAAACAGCTGAGACGCAACACTCTCACTCGCTTTCCCAGGTCAAACATTGACAGGGAAATatggcaaaatgtttttcaggtAAGTCGTATCTTATCTGATCTGACATTCCGCTGACCCCACTGCTCTATGAATAATAGGTCACACATGGGAGTAGCCAATGTTACCAGCTGACTCCTAAGGAGTGTTCCTTACTTACTGCTTTTTAGAAGAAACTGACTGATGAGATCTTTTTGTGGCCGATATAAGATAACACCTCTGCACTCAGGCCTCTGTCAGTTTGCCTCACCCTGGCATGCCGATGGTTCCCAGGGCCAGGGACAACGAGACGTCTTGAGGCCAGTCGGGCATGATGGGGACCAGGTCCGTCCCGCCGCTGACCGTGTGCGTTCTCCAGCCACAACGACCGACAACATGGCTCCCCAGGGGAAACGCCGGGTTTTTACTTTGGATCACTctacagaaaagaagaaaaaaaacaacaacaacaacaacaagtcaatCGAGTGTTTCTCACCCGTTTTCAATTCAATCCACGGTGTCGTATGTATagcgcaaacacacaaacgctaAACTCTTAAGTTTGCGCTGTGTCTGTAATCGTGCCACGGTATCCTTGACAAAGTGATTGTTTCGATGTTCTTTTGGAAAGTCTGGTCACCAAGTGATTATGttcttcaacaaaaacattccCTCCGAAACGGAGGCAGCGTTTGAAATCTCTGCCAGGAAATAGTCACTGTGAATCAAAGGCTGCAGTAATCACTAGCAGGTGTCTGACTTGTTCCTGTTTCGGGAAGGGAACCATCAGGCGTACACAGCACATCACGACAGACAAAagacatttctctctgtgtgtgtgtgtgtgtgtgtgtgtgtgtttcttactTGGCCACTTGAGTTCCAATCATCACATCGCCTTCTTTCATGCGAACGCGACTGAACGGCCTGGAGAGAAAAGCGGTTTGTTACATCGTGTGCGCATGCATCCCCCTCCCATCAACAAAATGATTTGGTAGTAATAAGAAGTCTTATAATCATTTTCCGGCTGCACGATGATGCCCTCCGCTCACCTCATGTACGGGTCGACACTGAGAAACACAGCCTCCAAGAGCACCTCTGAAACCAAAGGAGGGCGTTTGAGTGTCCGCATAAACAGAgtgggttttcttcttctgcacgTGACTCACTGACCTGAACACTGACTCATTTTAAACGCATGGTGTTTAATGTTCGAGACATAATGAAGACAAATAACGTGAGCGACATGATCTTCAAACCCAAGTAGAGCAAATTTacagacaccaaaaaaaaaaatgatgtcaccatACCCCCATCTTTGGGCTCTGGAAGCTCCTCCGTCTTGAGCTCAAAGTCGCTGTCCTTGGGGAATCCATCGAAGTGACTGAGCAGGATCCACGTCTTAGCTTGGACCATGGCTGGGAGTCTTGCGTGTGATAACTTTGTCGCCGAGGCAACAAGCCAATCGTGAAAAGTGAGAAGAAAGGACTGCGTGAAATACACCGTGCATCAAACTAGATCtaacattttcttaaatgtccCTTTTCAAGCAGCACAAGTAGCAGTTaggttttttatattttcactgttCCAAGTGTTGAATGACTTTCTCCTCAGGCTGCAGTATTTTGTCTGCGGACTGTTATGTGGATAACATTATAATCAGCTGCACTCTCAGTCTGGAATGCAAATCGGTAATTCAGGAGAAACGCAGTACAAACACTTGCACTCATCATACTCATTGACTTTGttataaaaaactaaaaggtcaaaatacaaaaacatggagaagaaaaaaacaaaaagagttaATTTGACCTGAGTTAATAATAAACTTAATACAGTTTCTATGTGATGATATAAATATAACTTTTGGTGAGATAACATTGCTTTCTTGGCTCAATGAAAGCAAACAGCATGACAATCGAAAGCGTGGAAGTGAGAAGTGAACTCCCAGCTGTGCACTGAGAGTCAGACACACAATAACAGGAAATCGATGTCGCGTTACGTCGATCGATAAGCATCCATCTCTAACCTACCAGTTGACGGAGGGTCCTCACAGAGAAATGGCAGATCGCACGCCGGAATGAGAGGATATGTTGAGGCTGCGCTGAGAACAAGAGACGctcggaggagagggaggagcgaCGACGCTCCGTGCGTTCAATTGGCCGAAAGCGCAGCGCTACTTCCGACGTGTGACCGGGAGGACGTTACGTCACTCCGTGCGCGACGACTTCCGTCCTTGTTTGGACGTTTGGCGCGTACAGCCACAGCGCTGCGCGGCGCTGGCCAGCTAGCTCAACGGACGTCGGCGAGAGGACGAGAGTAAGTGAcgaagtgagagagagagtttgtttcCCGTTTCGACTCTCGTTGATAAGACGACGCATTGTTATTTTGCAGTACAACTAACACGAGTCGTGTCGGTTATTGCCGGGCTAGCTAAGAACTAGTTGTTGTTAGCAGCGGTTTACATTAGCTACACTGAAACGAGACGAGCTATCGTCCGGCTTTTGctcatgctaatgttagcagGCAGCCGCTAACAAAACTTATCCATCACACCTTCTACCTGCTATTAATGTATTTAAGAGGCGATATTACTGGATATTAATGTCTTCTGTCATAAGCAGGATGGCTCTGTTGATCACTCTGTCTTGGATCCCCGTTCGATGTCTTTGATATTAACTGTCTGACAGTAGCTTCGTACTTGCTACACTATACACTGAAAAGTGTATATTAGAATCTCACATTAATATTCAGAGCTCCATTCATAGCTCTTCATTAAGAAAGTCTagctttttctgaaaaaatggttttctgtttgtgtcatgtcaaaggagagaggagtgtcACTCAGGAGCAGTTGTGACAGAAAGGTTTAGGATAAGTTTCTGATTCTGCAATTAATCTTACCCGTATATTTGTCGAGAGGATTTCTCCCACTCAATAATTATATTCCATCAATCAAATAACTGGGCTGGGTGATGAAGAACCTTTCAGTGTATGTAACACAAAAACTATGAAATGGGAATCAACACCTTTTAAGATAATAAACTCTGCTGCAATTGATTTTGTATGCTCgtgtgtaaaaacagaaaattctACTACTGTTTTAACAGTGTCAattagttctttttttataagAGCCAGTGTAGCTGAGGCAAACACAGAAGTGCAGACGTGGCTTAAGCCTCATAGAGCTGATTATTGTTTCTCTAACTTTCACCTAATTCTCCAAAACCCACATTGCGCTGCTGCGTGAGTGAGTAGCACAATAACAAAAAGGGGACGTGGGTGCTGCTGAACCACCATGTTGGACGGTGGCCACTTTGTGGAGGCGCTGGGCCGCCTGGGTTATCCCGATGCGTCATCGCTGAAGGCCTCCGAGTTCGACTGGCTGTTCGACTGCGCTCCGGAGAACCTTCACTTCTTGCGCTTTGTCTGTCGGTCCCTCAACCGGAACAATGTTCTCACCCCGGAGGAGGCGCGGGCTTTCCGGGAACTGCGGAAATCCGGCAAGCCGATTCTGGACGAGGCCGCACTGGGCGAGGTCCTGAAAACCATCGGCCCTTCAGACGGCAGCAGCGGAAACATCTTGGGGCCGCcctcctcatcgtcatcctctGGGTTCGCGGCGGAGGGCGACGTGGCCGTAGAGGACTTGGAGGCAGAGCTCCAGGCACTGCGTAAAGAGAGGGAGCTGAAGCAGCGTCGCTACAACAGGTTGCAGGTTGCGGCCACCGCACGCGCGGATGTTGACCTGCGACTCACCGCAGAGCTGGAGAGCGCTGCGTCTAAGCTAAAGGAGGCCAGCACTTCTGTCGGAGGTGAAAACGCTGACACCAACACTCTTTTACAAAACCTAACGGACGAGGTGAGGAAACTTGCTTCATGTGTCCCTGCTCAGCCAGAAACCAAGCAAAAAGCCAAAAGGCCCGCTGTCCTCCTATCTCAGATGTCCTTGGACCCGTATCTGCACCAAGAGGAGCTCAACACCAAAACACTAGCTGCCTTCACTCAGAGGCATTTCTTCCAGGGAATCTCTGACATCGTTGAGACTTCTTCCTCTGAGCGCTTCCAGGTCCTCGACCTCAGTTCTTgtgaagatggagaggaggaggaggaggaggcaaagaaCAAGAGGGAAGAGCCcgagggaaaagagagggaggagcatGTGGTGGAGCGTAGGAGGACCGAGATGGCCAGACTTCAATGGTCCCATATTGTGACCCAACACCAACTGATGCAGgccgaggcagaggagaagagtgtCGAGGCTGGGCTGGATTGGCTCTCAGAGCAGTCGTCTCATACCAAGGTAAAGCAGACATATTACAGTATGTATTGTCCTTTCTACTGTACATAGTCTCGCTGTTCTCATTCATTCTCTTCTTTCCAGAGCATTTCCACCTCGTCCTCTCTGCATGTGCGTGAAGTCGTGTCCAGGAAGGAGCTGCAGGCTGTGGAGGCCGAGCTGGAGGCCCTGCTCCGCGGACCAGTGCCTGCTGCCCTGAGGGAGTCTGCCAGGCTGCTTAATGTGCCGGTGGTAAGGGGAGACCTGGCTCTGCAGCTGGCCAGGCAGGACTACTATACCTCCAGACAGGATCAGGTTAGTAGGTGATGTCCTCCGTTTCACCTTGGGCTTGTCTCTGTGATAAACTGTGATTTATTATGTAAATCTCCACCACTCAGGTTCGTGACTACCTGCTCCGTCAGAAGGCGTCCTTTGACCTGGTCCTCctggctcaggagatggagcTGAGGATGTGGAGGACATGTCTGAAGCACCTGGGAGATGTCAACAGCAGAATGCTAAAGGAAGGCGAAGCAGCGACCCTGAGGATCGAGTCCCTGGCGCACCCCGACCTGGCGATCAACCCCAGGCCGAACCCCATCATCAGCTGCAGGGATGTGGCCTTCAGCAGGTAAGAACGTCCCAAAATAGTCTGCCTATCTCTGGTCTCTATAGCGTATTTAGCTttgtcagagtaatgtcgtcatctcactgcgactatgacacctcgagacAGCCTGCAGCTGCTCACCGACTCAGCCggccatagataagatgacctcgcttggtgcctgagaaagCTCATCAGACAGTTTCCCTagagaggacagaaattcctcaacgGTGCGGATGACTTGCGTAaacgcagcagcagtgatgcattttaaaacaaaaatttagTAATGTGAACGAAGCCTTAGTTATCCACTTGTGTCTGTTAAGTGGCACtgacattttcttcaaacaaactGCGTCTGCTGTAgctgtgtatatattgtatatatgtaATGTATTGTATCCAACACTTCTCAGACTGCTCCAGATCCTCGACAAAGACTCCCATCACGGCCGCTCGGAGCCTTTTCGCACATACGAAGCGCTGGACAAGGCTGCTCGCGACCTGGCAGGCGACCTCCGGGTGACCCGAGAAGCCCTCGCCGGCGCCGGCCGCCAGCAGCACTACACCGTCGCCCGTCTTTCCGGCGACAGCGAGGCGCTCCACCGGGCCATGtacacagagctgcagcagctggtctTAGGGCCGCAGGTATGTCCGACGGCCATCAATGATCAGGAGCTGCTCTGCCCCAATGCACAGGTTggtgttgtttcctttttgctttATGTACAGCCATGTTGGTCAGCCGTACAGGAAAAATTCTTAGTGTGAGTtagttgattttttaaaattactcTTCACTGTTGGTGAGGTTAGCTGTTGGCACgatgagtttttcttttctcttcacaaAACGACTCCGGTGTCTGGTTTAAGAGCACGGTGTGATAAATGGCTCTCAGGAGTAACTGGTTTACTGCATGACACAAGCTTCAGCATTAGtcacagtgatgtgtttttatttgtctgagAATAATCATATTTTCTCACTCAACATGTCAGCAGTTTTGTGTGTATAACCTTTTGCATTTCTGCCACATTTCTTGTTCCCCCTCAAACCTTAAGGAAATTTTCAGTAGTAAGAGATTCCGTTTTGTTGTCTCTGTAGAATTTGTGAATTTATTAAATTCTCATTCGAGTCACACTGTTGTAAACCAGCTAATAGAAACTTGCACAAAACTTTGTAGTTTATCAAACAGTTTGTGTGGTGGTAtgttgctcccccccccccatgaacaGCAAATGTATATAAATGACATTCACAACAGGTTTCCTCTGTAGATGAGCTGATTAAACGACATTAACATGAGAAATTAACATTGCATTTCTATGGCACCTTAATGATTCaatgtttatatgtatatatatatatatttatgtttttatttgtaactacagaaatgttaaagattaaaaattGTTAATGGTAAAACTAGttatgtttgatgtttgtttagTGATTAAAGTGGTGGTTCAGGTGCCTCCGTAGTTACATGTGTGCGCCCACTATTCATGCCGTtgcttgttttccctctgtcctcttctcccgCAGGAGTTGACAGCGAAGCTCGTGGAAGCGGAGTCTCAGCTGCAGAGTTTGCAGAATGTAATGCAGGAAATCATGGGGGAGGTCAAAGCCAAGCGCTCCCAGCTGGAGCGCAACGCCCCCCTGAGGCGGGAGAGACAATTGTACATCTATTTCCACCTGGATGCCCGGCTGCTGCAGAAAATAGTGGAAGATCTGGAGGGCAAGGCGGTGGCAAGGAGAGGAACGCAGTAGTCAAACATACGAGAATGGATGgggagattcttttttttttttcaaagccagCTCAAACTTTTCCACATGTAGTTTTTGTGCAAAGAGAGTCAACCTTGCTTGAAGAGATGCTGCTTTGCGAAGTTCGTTTGAAACTTCACTTGGTTGGCatggaaaacagaaatcaatcCCCCAAATTGCCATCGACTCATCTCTGTGACGACACTCAactcggggggaaaaaaaattgggtttgC
This region of Scophthalmus maximus strain ysfricsl-2021 chromosome 12, ASM2237912v1, whole genome shotgun sequence genomic DNA includes:
- the LOC118290147 gene encoding prostaglandin reductase 1 translates to MVQAKTWILLSHFDGFPKDSDFELKTEELPEPKDGEVLLEAVFLSVDPYMRPFSRVRMKEGDVMIGTQVAKVIQSKNPAFPLGSHVVGRCGWRTHTVSGGTDLVPIMPDWPQDVSLSLALGTIGMPGLTALLGIEEVLGLQKGETLLVNAAAGAVGSVVGQIAKIKGCKVVGSAGSDAKVAFLKELGFDGAFNYKTVGSLEEALKTASPEGYDCFFENVGGPFSSVALQQMKNFGRIAVCGSISVYNDTTPQTGPYPQLTMIFKQLKMEGFMQSRWEHKHPESLKRLMGWLKEGKLHSREHITKGFENMPAAFMGLLQGDNVGKAVVAV
- the haus3 gene encoding HAUS augmin-like complex subunit 3 isoform X1; amino-acid sequence: MLDGGHFVEALGRLGYPDASSLKASEFDWLFDCAPENLHFLRFVCRSLNRNNVLTPEEARAFRELRKSGKPILDEAALGEVLKTIGPSDGSSGNILGPPSSSSSSGFAAEGDVAVEDLEAELQALRKERELKQRRYNRLQVAATARADVDLRLTAELESAASKLKEASTSVGGENADTNTLLQNLTDEVRKLASCVPAQPETKQKAKRPAVLLSQMSLDPYLHQEELNTKTLAAFTQRHFFQGISDIVETSSSERFQVLDLSSCEDGEEEEEEAKNKREEPEGKEREEHVVERRRTEMARLQWSHIVTQHQLMQAEAEEKSVEAGLDWLSEQSSHTKSISTSSSLHVREVVSRKELQAVEAELEALLRGPVPAALRESARLLNVPVVRGDLALQLARQDYYTSRQDQVRDYLLRQKASFDLVLLAQEMELRMWRTCLKHLGDVNSRMLKEGEAATLRIESLAHPDLAINPRPNPIISCRDVAFSRLLQILDKDSHHGRSEPFRTYEALDKAARDLAGDLRVTREALAGAGRQQHYTVARLSGDSEALHRAMYTELQQLVLGPQVCPTAINDQELLCPNAQELTAKLVEAESQLQSLQNVMQEIMGEVKAKRSQLERNAPLRRERQLYIYFHLDARLLQKIVEDLEGKAVARRGTQ
- the haus3 gene encoding HAUS augmin-like complex subunit 3 isoform X2; translated protein: MLDGGHFVEALGRLGYPDASSLKASEFDWLFDCAPENLHFLRFVCRSLNRNNVLTPEEARAFRELRKSGKPILDEAALGEVLKTIGPSDGSSGNILGPPSSSSSSGFAAEGDVAVEDLEAELQALRKERELKQRRYNRLQVAATARADVDLRLTAELESAASKLKEASTSVGGENADTNTLLQNLTDEVRKLASCVPAQPETKQKAKRPAVLLSQMSLDPYLHQEELNTKTLAAFTQRHFFQGISDIVETSSSERFQVLDLSSCEDGEEEEEEAKNKREEPEGKEREEHVVERRRTEMARLQWSHIVTQHQLMQAEAEEKSVEAGLDWLSEQSSHTKSISTSSSLHVREVVSRKELQAVEAELEALLRGPVPAALRESARLLNVPVVRGDLALQLARQDYYTSRQDQVRDYLLRQKASFDLVLLAQEMELRMWRTCLKHLGDVNSRMLKEGEAATLRIESLAHPDLAINPRPNPIISCRDVAFSRLLQILDKDSHHGRSEPFRTYEALDKAARDLAGDLRVTREALAGAGRQQHYTVARLSGDSEALHRAMYTELQQLVLGPQELTAKLVEAESQLQSLQNVMQEIMGEVKAKRSQLERNAPLRRERQLYIYFHLDARLLQKIVEDLEGKAVARRGTQ